Proteins encoded within one genomic window of Bdellovibrionota bacterium:
- a CDS encoding DUF2442 domain-containing protein yields the protein MIWVRNARHIKDFQVEVSFNEGTTFRIDLKNELTGEIFRPLRDAKEFSKFKVHPELETLVWENGADFSPEYLYELGKTQNRQRA from the coding sequence ATGATTTGGGTCAGGAACGCACGGCATATCAAAGATTTTCAGGTGGAGGTTTCCTTCAATGAAGGAACCACTTTCCGTATAGATTTGAAGAATGAGCTGACGGGCGAGATTTTTCGACCTCTTCGTGATGCCAAGGAATTTTCAAAATTTAAAGTGCATCCCGAGCTGGAAACGCTGGTGTGGGAGAATGGAGCCGATTTTTCTCCCGAATATTTGTACGAGCTGGGTAAGACGCAAAATCGACAGCGGGCTTGA